One segment of Streptomyces sp. YIM 121038 DNA contains the following:
- a CDS encoding DUF6629 family protein has translation MCWSATADLIAGTGITAVGVATVARAARRPRDLPLAALPVLLGVHQLIEAAVWHHDGGTGPATVAWAVIALPLLPLWVPAAVLCAAPPRAHRRLLIPLAAGIATAAVLAYALVTRTVSAEIRGHTVGYALGLSHTELTIAGYLLATIGALLLSGDRVLILLGVLTAIGAAVSFVLWRREFISTWCAAAAVASVLLYHWAGQRHSAAPGAAASRSGGHRSQPHRRP, from the coding sequence ATGTGCTGGAGCGCGACAGCCGACCTCATCGCGGGTACGGGCATCACGGCCGTAGGAGTCGCCACCGTGGCCCGGGCGGCCCGACGCCCCCGCGACCTGCCCCTGGCCGCGCTTCCCGTCCTCCTGGGAGTCCACCAGCTGATCGAAGCCGCCGTCTGGCACCACGACGGCGGGACCGGGCCCGCCACCGTCGCGTGGGCCGTCATCGCCCTGCCCCTGCTCCCGCTGTGGGTACCCGCCGCTGTCCTGTGCGCCGCGCCGCCCCGCGCCCACCGCCGCCTGCTCATCCCCCTCGCCGCGGGCATCGCGACAGCGGCAGTGCTCGCGTACGCGCTGGTCACTCGTACCGTAAGCGCCGAGATTCGCGGGCACACGGTCGGCTACGCCCTCGGGCTGTCCCACACGGAGCTGACCATCGCGGGCTATCTGCTCGCCACCATCGGCGCCCTGCTCCTCTCCGGGGACCGCGTCCTCATCCTCCTCGGTGTCCTGACCGCGATCGGGGCCGCGGTGTCCTTCGTCCTGTGGCGGCGGGAGTTCATCTCCACCTGGTGCGCGGCCGCCGCGGTGGCTTCGGTGCTGCTGTACCACTGGGCCGGGCAACGCCACTCCGCCGCCCCGGGAGCGGCGGCTTCCCGGTCGGGCGGTCACCGCTCCCAGCCCCACCGAAGGCCTTGA
- a CDS encoding serine hydrolase domain-containing protein, with protein sequence MKRVQRVLVTVATAVAVLAAPTAALAVSGTADRTGLQGGLDEITAQSAVGALMEVRDEDGVWQGTSGVAERGTTRPVPAHGRFRMGSITKTFLATTVLQLVAEGRLRLDDTLGRWLPGVVPRGHRITVRQLLNHTSGVPDYRRALPLPPAPEFLDNRLRTWSAAELIQRAVADPPTFEPPGSGYAYSNTGYLLLGQIVEKATGRPYGEEIERRIIRPLRLRGTSVPGTSPRLRGPHPHGYVPIQRATGRQLVDLTVMNPSLLGAGGEMISTTSDLNRFMAALLAGRLLPGHLLDAMRTPGTKDRTYGLGLRRQDTSCGIRVYGNDGDALAYQAWSFTTEDRRRQVTVALTPDFRGDPDDAVDALLDKAFCG encoded by the coding sequence ATGAAGCGCGTGCAGCGCGTGCTGGTGACGGTGGCGACGGCGGTTGCGGTGCTCGCGGCACCGACCGCCGCGCTCGCCGTGTCGGGGACGGCGGATCGCACCGGGTTGCAGGGAGGGCTGGACGAGATCACCGCGCAGAGCGCCGTGGGCGCGCTGATGGAGGTACGTGACGAAGACGGCGTGTGGCAAGGCACCAGCGGGGTCGCCGAGCGGGGCACGACGCGGCCGGTCCCGGCACACGGCCGCTTCCGGATGGGCAGCATCACGAAGACGTTCCTGGCCACCACCGTCCTGCAACTCGTGGCCGAGGGCCGCCTGCGGTTGGACGACACGCTCGGAAGGTGGCTGCCCGGTGTCGTCCCCCGCGGTCACCGGATCACCGTGCGGCAGCTGCTCAACCACACGAGTGGAGTGCCGGACTACCGCCGCGCGCTGCCGCTGCCACCGGCGCCGGAGTTCCTGGACAACCGCCTGCGGACCTGGTCCGCGGCCGAGCTGATCCAGCGGGCGGTGGCCGATCCGCCGACGTTCGAACCCCCGGGCTCCGGCTACGCGTACTCCAACACCGGCTACCTGCTGCTCGGCCAGATCGTCGAGAAGGCGACCGGCCGTCCGTACGGCGAGGAGATCGAACGCCGGATCATCCGACCCCTGCGGTTGCGCGGCACCTCGGTGCCGGGGACGTCCCCGCGCCTGCGGGGGCCGCACCCGCACGGCTACGTACCGATACAGCGGGCCACCGGAAGACAACTCGTCGACCTCACCGTGATGAATCCGTCGCTGCTGGGCGCCGGCGGCGAGATGATCTCCACGACGAGTGACCTCAACCGGTTCATGGCCGCACTGCTCGCTGGACGCCTCCTGCCCGGCCACCTGCTCGACGCCATGCGGACACCAGGAACCAAGGACCGTACGTACGGGCTGGGACTGCGCCGACAGGACACCTCGTGCGGGATCCGCGTGTACGGCAACGACGGTGACGCCCTGGCCTACCAGGCCTGGTCGTTCACTACCGAGGACCGGCGCCGCCAGGTCACCGTCGCGCTCACGCCCGACTTCCGCGGCGATCCGGACGACGCCGTCGACGCGCTCCTCGACAAGGCGTTCTGCGGCTGA